In the genome of Eggerthella sp. YY7918, one region contains:
- a CDS encoding ParB/RepB/Spo0J family partition protein, whose product MPRESAIPIDLPSLDDLFTTQAERDEVGCEKVGVIPLYMIDPFPDHPFRVDDDALRDMAESVSRFGVLVPALVRPKENGRYEMVSGHRRKRAAEMAGLEALPAVVREMTYDEAVIAMVDANIQRENVLPSEKAFAYKMKIDALSRQGYRSDLTCAPVGHKLANARSRDIVAEQSGESKSQVQRYVRLTHLNPDLLDMVDGGSMAMRPAVEISYLSEREQDDLLDAMGMEACTPSHAQAIRMRRLSEQGALSREAMASIMGERKPNQVEQFRIPREKIERFFKPGTSREAVEARIVKALELLERHERKRARER is encoded by the coding sequence ATGCCCAGAGAAAGCGCGATACCCATCGACCTGCCGTCGCTCGATGACCTGTTCACCACGCAGGCCGAGCGCGACGAGGTGGGCTGCGAGAAAGTGGGGGTCATCCCCCTCTACATGATAGATCCCTTCCCGGACCATCCCTTCCGCGTCGATGACGACGCCTTGCGCGACATGGCCGAGAGCGTTTCCAGATTCGGCGTGCTCGTGCCCGCGCTCGTGAGGCCGAAGGAGAACGGGCGCTACGAGATGGTGAGCGGCCACAGGCGCAAGCGCGCCGCCGAGATGGCGGGGCTGGAGGCCCTTCCCGCCGTGGTTCGGGAGATGACCTACGACGAGGCGGTCATCGCGATGGTGGACGCGAACATCCAGCGCGAGAACGTGTTGCCGAGCGAGAAAGCGTTCGCCTACAAGATGAAAATCGACGCTCTGAGCCGGCAGGGGTACCGCTCCGACTTGACTTGTGCCCCAGTGGGGCACAAGTTGGCCAACGCACGCTCGCGCGACATTGTGGCGGAACAATCGGGGGAGAGCAAAAGCCAAGTACAGCGCTACGTCCGCCTCACGCACCTCAACCCCGATCTGCTCGACATGGTGGACGGCGGGTCGATGGCCATGCGCCCCGCCGTGGAGATCAGCTATCTGTCCGAAAGGGAGCAGGACGACCTGCTCGACGCCATGGGGATGGAGGCGTGCACGCCGTCCCACGCCCAGGCGATCAGGATGCGCAGGCTCTCGGAGCAGGGCGCGCTGTCGCGAGAAGCCATGGCGTCCATCATGGGCGAGCGCAAACCCAACCAGGTGGAACAGTTCCGCATCCCCCGCGAGAAGATAGAGCGTTTCTTCAAGCCCGGCACGAGCAGGGAGGCCGTGGAGGCCCGCATAGTCAAGGCGCTCGAGCTCTTAGAGCGCCACGAGAGGAAGCGCGCCCGCGAGCGCTGA
- a CDS encoding ParA family protein, whose product MSRCKVVAIANQKGGTGKTTTAASLGVALAMSGKRVLLIDADPQGDLTASLGWRNPDELETTLATHLEAVARDEPLEPDAGILKHPEGVDLMPANIELSGTEVALVTAMNRERTLKAWLDEAKRGYDYALIDCMPSLGMLAVNALAAADSVIVPVQAQYLPAKGMTQLVKTIGRVKRQINPHLEIEGVLLTLVDGRTNLAKQIEASLREGYGKTLRVFGATVPLAVRAAETSAYGKSIFQHDAKSPVAAAYAKLAEEVLEDAQRKRDTHRPAVAR is encoded by the coding sequence ATGAGCAGGTGCAAAGTCGTAGCGATAGCAAATCAGAAAGGCGGCACGGGCAAGACGACCACCGCCGCAAGCCTCGGCGTGGCGCTCGCCATGAGCGGGAAGCGCGTTCTGCTAATAGATGCCGACCCGCAGGGCGACCTCACCGCATCGCTCGGCTGGCGCAATCCCGACGAGCTGGAAACCACGTTGGCGACCCATTTGGAGGCGGTCGCCCGCGACGAGCCGCTGGAACCCGATGCCGGGATATTGAAGCACCCCGAGGGCGTTGACCTGATGCCCGCGAACATCGAGCTGTCGGGCACAGAGGTGGCGCTCGTCACCGCCATGAACCGCGAGCGAACGCTCAAAGCATGGCTCGACGAGGCCAAGCGCGGCTACGACTACGCCCTCATAGACTGCATGCCGTCCCTCGGCATGCTCGCCGTCAACGCGTTGGCCGCCGCCGATTCCGTCATCGTGCCCGTGCAGGCGCAGTATCTTCCCGCGAAGGGCATGACCCAGCTCGTCAAGACGATAGGGCGCGTGAAGCGGCAGATCAACCCACACTTGGAAATCGAGGGCGTGCTGCTGACGCTCGTTGACGGCAGGACGAACCTCGCCAAGCAGATCGAGGCCTCGCTGCGCGAAGGCTACGGGAAGACGCTGCGCGTGTTCGGCGCCACCGTGCCCTTGGCGGTGAGGGCTGCGGAGACGAGCGCCTACGGAAAGAGCATCTTCCAACACGACGCGAAAAGCCCCGTCGCGGCGGCCTACGCGAAGCTGGCGGAGGAGGTGCTCGAAGATGCCCAGAGAAAGCGCGATACCCATCGACCTGCCGTCGCTCGATGA